The Malus sylvestris chromosome 14, drMalSylv7.2, whole genome shotgun sequence genome segment TTAACGGTCAATCTGAAACTACCAAACACTCGAAAACATTTTTCAACCGTTTTATGTCCGTTGAATCTCTGCAGGGGTGTTTGGTGGGTTGAAAACCATCCCAAAAGCATTTCCATCAAAAGCATGTCCTGTTCAACTACTTAACAAAATCCAAATGAGGGTTTCTGCTAAAACAATTTTATTTGGTTTGTAAACAACTGCACATGAGAACAACATAAGTACATTGTCATAGTACATAAGAGGCCTCAATCAACCCCAACCTGCTCATCATCTCATCATCTTCCCCGCCGAGAAGGATAACAAAAATCGTGCGGTAATGACAGAGGGGAAGAAGCGCTACCGCCTACAGTAAATGCATTCGCTCCACATAAGATTGGAGCAACCACCTGTTAAGAGGCTCCCCACATCCTATAAAACAACCTGAGTTGCCGTTTTCAGTGAAGAATGGGAAGCGAAAAACATTCAGCAGTTCCTGCACTGCTTGCCTAACCAAAGAAGATCCTGTGACCCTACTCCGCCGGCCCCATCCTGTAACAATATCAATCCGGCTTGGACAAATCCCGGATATTAGCATTTGTTGGCGAAACCAAGCAAGTGTTCTTGATAGTGCTGTGACAGCAGTACCGTCGGACATAACGTGCAGGTTTATAAGCCAATAGCATGAGCTTTTCTCCGTGATAGCATCTGGATAGACATTCTTTTGTGCAGCCACCTCCCAGACAGAACCCGCCTCCTCCTTTAGCCCCGCCTTGTGAAGAAAATCCACTACCGCATCTACTAGTCCCCTCTTGCTTTCTCTATCCTCGCTATGCATCAGATCCAAGAACCTGCACATGTGATCTCGCACGTTTTGACCATCTGGTCCTGCCGATGGCATAGACAGTAAGAATGTATGTGCAGGATGGCCTGTGACTGCCATAAGCTCACCGCAAAATCTCATGTCATATGGTGACTGTGCTTCTGTGCAACAACTGATAAGCAAGGTATATGTCTGCAGAGATGGGTTTAGACCTAAACCCATCATGCTCTGCAGCAAGTGATAGGCATCTGACAGCTGGTGCACCCTAAGAAACGCACTGAGCAGAGAATTGCAAGTAGGCACATTAGGACGTAAACCTGCATGAAGCATTGCTTGATACCAATTCCAGGCTTTTTCCACATTACCAGCCTTACCCCACAAATCCACCAAAAGACCATAAACAGGCTCATCAGGTACCCAGTTCTTCCGTTTCATTTCATGAAAAATCGCCTCGGCTTCCTCAAGATATCCACAATGGCCAAGGACCTCCATTATTATGCTATAAGTTACTTTATCTGGTTCAAATCCCGCACCCTGCAtgtcacgatagagctttaaaGAAGTTTCATAATTCCTTGCTTTGGCCTGCAAAGCTATCATGATATTATACGTGACCAAATTGGGAACACAACCATGATTAACCATCTCACAAAATAGCCGATGAGCAGCAGCTAAATGACCAGCTTTCCCGAGACAGTTGATCATAACACTGTACGTGAATGTGTCAGGAGCAAGACCAGCCTCTTGCATCCTGTCATACAATCCTAGGGCAACATCAAGAAAACCAGCTTTTGCATGGATGTCAATTAGTGTGCAGTAGGTGACACGGTCAGGTTCACATCCTGCTTCTTGCATTTGATTAAACACATTCATTGCTTCTTTTAAATAGTTTGCACGGCCATAACTATGAATTAGACGGTTATATGTCACAACATTTGGCTGGCAACCTTCTTTCACCATCTGATTAAGCAATTTGTTAATGGCACCAAACTGCCTGGAACGGCCAAGGATCCCAACCATGGTGGTATAAGTGTGCCCATCATGCTTGAATCCTGCTTGCCGCTTAAGCCAATAAAAAAATCCAAGAGCAACGGAATGATCTTGAAGTTGCTTTAAAATTTGGTTTGCGTGATATGCATCCATTGAACAGTTGAGATTTCCAAGAGCGGCCTCTGCAGCAGGACCCCATCTCATCTGTTGCAGTATGTGAGAAACATTATGAACAACATTCCCAGTGTGAGCATACTGTCTGTTGATTTGGGGAGCTATTCCTGTTGGCATTTTCAAATCTCTTATGGGCCTGTTGAAACTTTTAGAGGCACGACCCGTGGTCTCTGCATCAGAAGCCTGCACACTGGAACTGTAATTTGGAATGAAGTTTGAATGAGGTTTTGATTTCGGTGGCATAGACCTGTTCGCATGACGGTCCGAATATACAACATGAGGTACCGCTGAGCTTTCCGTCCTAGTATATGGAACATGATTTAGACC includes the following:
- the LOC126601019 gene encoding pentatricopeptide repeat-containing protein At1g18900-like; the encoded protein is MLRAKQLSNLSSSARSFFLTGPRCSATDGNSCSCSEDETCVSQRQLALAQNPSTMVSKPSARAGSILLGDAVKVAGLRKAESVDHTASIKKVATAPRSLGRSETVSYASTMDVVHSSPLVADQFAKAGVAAVNFLSDIVNGRLPLSDGLGILNNCMVDPTRPLSGIKPSHVKQIKKEHFTSVHPKQSAEVSAASRPTSNNHGQKGKGEKSSFVKGLNHVPYTRTESSAVPHVVYSDRHANRSMPPKSKPHSNFIPNYSSSVQASDAETTGRASKSFNRPIRDLKMPTGIAPQINRQYAHTGNVVHNVSHILQQMRWGPAAEAALGNLNCSMDAYHANQILKQLQDHSVALGFFYWLKRQAGFKHDGHTYTTMVGILGRSRQFGAINKLLNQMVKEGCQPNVVTYNRLIHSYGRANYLKEAMNVFNQMQEAGCEPDRVTYCTLIDIHAKAGFLDVALGLYDRMQEAGLAPDTFTYSVMINCLGKAGHLAAAHRLFCEMVNHGCVPNLVTYNIMIALQAKARNYETSLKLYRDMQGAGFEPDKVTYSIIMEVLGHCGYLEEAEAIFHEMKRKNWVPDEPVYGLLVDLWGKAGNVEKAWNWYQAMLHAGLRPNVPTCNSLLSAFLRVHQLSDAYHLLQSMMGLGLNPSLQTYTLLISCCTEAQSPYDMRFCGELMAVTGHPAHTFLLSMPSAGPDGQNVRDHMCRFLDLMHSEDRESKRGLVDAVVDFLHKAGLKEEAGSVWEVAAQKNVYPDAITEKSSCYWLINLHVMSDGTAVTALSRTLAWFRQQMLISGICPSRIDIVTGWGRRSRVTGSSLVRQAVQELLNVFRFPFFTENGNSGCFIGCGEPLNRWLLQSYVERMHLL